The Rufibacter sp. DG15C region GAATTAGGCAGATGTTAAAACGATTTGAACGCTTAGGGATGGTTACAACAGAAACCTATCGGTTGGGCTGCTGACGCACCGGCACGGGAATAGGCTGGAGCGTAGGTCCGGTTAAGCGGGATATTAATTTTTTAAGTAACGAAGCGATGGAGGATAGTGTGTTGCTTGTCATGGGTTCAGTTTAAAAAGTTAAGCGGGTTTAGCGTCTAGTCCAGACACCCGAAGTTCACAGAGCCCTTACTCTCCCTCCTTTTCTACCAACGAAGTATAAGGTACAAGATTTTACGGGGATGTGTTGTTTCCTGAGGTAAAATCTTTTTTTATTCTTCTTTGGTTATATGTAGGTACAACAATTATGCCGCCTTCTCTGTTCCAAACCCCAAAATTCTTGTAAAGTAAAGCGGCCTATAGCCTTTCTAATCATAAGTTACCATTCCGGTTTTAGGCTGTTTTCTAGAAAATGGACCAAAATCAGAGGAAGCTTATGTTGCCACTTACATTAAACCACTTACCCCAGCCTTTGTTCAAAAGCACACCTCTCACAACATGGTTTTAATTATTCGTTTTCGATTTTAGCTAGATTTTTAATCGTTATTTAGAAAGACAAATATTTGATTATTAAATGGTTGTGAATTTTTGAAAGAATGTAGTTATCAAAAGATAGGATGGATTCTATATTTTAGGCAAGGTGTTTGCTGCAAGTAGGTTAAGGTGAAAAACTAGGGAAGAGAATGCGTTTCCTTGCAACGGTTCACCTCAAAGACAAACACGTTTTTCACCTTTATTAACAGACAAAGAAGATGAACACTTTTAAACACTATTGGGCCATGGGCATGCTTGCGCTGCTATTGGCCTTCTTAGCCGCCCCTCCGCACGCGCAAGCCCAGCCGGGCGCCAGAGTGTCATTTCAAACCTTTTATGATGAACTGGATCCGTATGGCCGCTGGATCAATGACCCAGAGTATGGCTACGTATGGTCTCCGGACGTAGACCGCGACTTCCATCCGTATGCTACCCGTGGGCACTGGGTGATGACCGAGTACGGCAATACCTGGGTCTCTGACTATGACTGGGGCTGGGCGCCTTTCCATTACGGCCGCTGGGCCTATGACGACTATTATGGTTGGCTATGGGTGCCGGGCAATGAGTGGGGACCAGCCTGGGTAGACTGGAGACGCAGCGACGGTTATTACGGTTGGGCGCCCATGGGTCCAAGAGTAACGTATGTGATGCCGGCCAGCCGGTGGTGTTTTGTGCCGGTCATGTACATCTCTAGCCCTAGAATCTACAACTATTATGTGCCTAGAACGCGGGTGGTGAACATCTACCATAACACCACCATCATTAACAACTATTATGAGCGCGACAACCGCAAGTATGTGTATGGGCCAAGAGCTCAGGACATTGAGCGGTCTACCAACCGCAAGGTGAACGTGTACCGCGTGGACAATGATAGCCGTCCGGGTAGAAACCAGATTGCTGACAACACCGTGCGTATTTATCGTCCGGAAGTGTCTGGCAGACGTTCTGAAGCTCCTGCCAGGGTAGAAGCCAGAGACAGCCAGGCACCTACCAGAACCAGTAGAGATGCTACTGCTGCGCCTAGAACAGACAGAGCTGCAAGTGGTAGTAGAGTCACTTCTTCTGAAGCGCCGGCCCCCCGTAGAAGAGTCACTTCTACTGACCAAGCTGAACAGCAGCGCACTTCTGAGACCGGTGGTACCGTAAGAACCCAACCTAGTGCCGGCACAACAAGAGAGCCACGTAATACAAGAGTTCAGACAGCTCCTGACAACGCGCCAGCTCCGGTAAGGACAGAACGCAGTCAACCAGCTACCAGGACTAGAGAACAACAAGCGCCCAGCACGCGCCCGAGAAGTTCTAACCTAGCCCCGGAAGGAGAGCGTACTACTGACTATTCTCCACACAGCGGTGACGCCAGAAGCCAGGCCAATTATACGCAACCGCGCGTAGAAACTGCGCCAAGCCCGCAGGTAAGCCAAGAGCGCAGCAGGGTTACATCAACCCCGCAAACCAGCCAACCGGTGCAAGGCGCTTCCCAAGAACGGCCGGCCGCCGGGCGTGAAAGAACCTCGTCCAGAAGGAATTAAGTAATGTGAAGTGATTGATGATAGAAGAGCCGCCCTTGCAAAAGGGTGGCTCTTTGTTTTTTGGCCTGTTTTCTGGGAAAGACTTCAAAAACGAGCATATTCATAAGTCAAAAATCATTGGTCACCTTAAGCCATAGATGGGTTTTAAATTCAGGATTTGTAGTAGCTTGGTCAAGTCAATGATCCATTGGTAACTTCATAGCCATCCAAGTATAAGCAAACCAAGTAGCCAACCCTTACCGAGTAAACAGAACCCATATGAGAACAGGCAAAGCCGTATTTCTGCATCTATTGCCCGGTGTCATCACCATTGTCTTAGTGGTACTGCTGGCACCCTTGCTTCAGAAATATGAATGGCACACTGGGCTTTCCTTTCTGGTGGCCTTGCTTTTCATAACCATTCCCTTGCACGTGTATTTGTTGTTGAGGGAAGGCAAAAGGATCAACGGGTTCTATACCCTTAGGGGAGTGAACCTATACCACCAACCCATGCCTGCGTGGCAGTATGTTCTTTTCTTTTTTGCATTTATTGCCTGGGCCTTTGGCTTGTTGTTTCTTCTGGCGCCGGTAAAAGAGTTTCTGCTGGAGGATGTGTTTTATTGGTTACCTGCTTATTTGAAGGGCAGCGAGCAGGTGCAACCCCTTAGCTACCAAGCTATGCTGTTGTTTCTGGTGTTGCAGATCTTGGTAGATGGTCTCATCATACCGGTGGTGGAAGAGTTTTACTTTAAAGGGTACCTGCTCTCCAGGATGACTTCTTTGGGAGTGTACGCTCCTTTGGTATCAGCGGCGCTTTTTGCCTTCGCGCATTTTTGGCAACCCTACAAT contains the following coding sequences:
- a CDS encoding DUF6600 domain-containing protein; the encoded protein is MNTFKHYWAMGMLALLLAFLAAPPHAQAQPGARVSFQTFYDELDPYGRWINDPEYGYVWSPDVDRDFHPYATRGHWVMTEYGNTWVSDYDWGWAPFHYGRWAYDDYYGWLWVPGNEWGPAWVDWRRSDGYYGWAPMGPRVTYVMPASRWCFVPVMYISSPRIYNYYVPRTRVVNIYHNTTIINNYYERDNRKYVYGPRAQDIERSTNRKVNVYRVDNDSRPGRNQIADNTVRIYRPEVSGRRSEAPARVEARDSQAPTRTSRDATAAPRTDRAASGSRVTSSEAPAPRRRVTSTDQAEQQRTSETGGTVRTQPSAGTTREPRNTRVQTAPDNAPAPVRTERSQPATRTREQQAPSTRPRSSNLAPEGERTTDYSPHSGDARSQANYTQPRVETAPSPQVSQERSRVTSTPQTSQPVQGASQERPAAGRERTSSRRN
- a CDS encoding CPBP family intramembrane glutamic endopeptidase, whose amino-acid sequence is MRTGKAVFLHLLPGVITIVLVVLLAPLLQKYEWHTGLSFLVALLFITIPLHVYLLLREGKRINGFYTLRGVNLYHQPMPAWQYVLFFFAFIAWAFGLLFLLAPVKEFLLEDVFYWLPAYLKGSEQVQPLSYQAMLLFLVLQILVDGLIIPVVEEFYFKGYLLSRMTSLGVYAPLVSAALFAFAHFWQPYNYPLIFLIQLPLTYLVWYKKNLYLGVYLHVFGNLFGAILSLIGFLNAS